One stretch of Armigeres subalbatus isolate Guangzhou_Male chromosome 2, GZ_Asu_2, whole genome shotgun sequence DNA includes these proteins:
- the LOC134210852 gene encoding calcium-transporting ATPase sarcoplasmic/endoplasmic reticulum type translates to MEDGHSKSVEEVVSHFRVDPERGLSLDQIKEYQKKYGPNELPAEEGKTIWQLVLEQFDDLLVKILLLAAIISFVLALFEEHEGVEAFVEPLVILLILIANACVGVWQERNAESAIEALKEYEPEMGKVVRGDKSGVQKVRAKEIVPGDVVEVSVGDKIPADIRLIKIYSTTIRIDQSILTGESVSVIKHTDAIPDPRAVNQDKKNILFSGTNVAAGKARGVVIGTGLNTAIGKIRTEMSETEEIKTPLQQKLDEFGEQLSKVISLICIAVWAINIGHFNDPAHGGSWIKGAVYYFKIAVALAVAAIPEGLPAVITTCLALGTRRMAKKNAIVRSLPSVETLGCTSVICSDKTGTLTTNQMSVSRMFVFEKVEGNDSSFTEFEISGSTYEPIGDLTLKGQRVKAADYEVLQELGTICIMCNDSAIDFNEVKKVFEKVGEATETALIVLAEKINPFNVTKQGLDRRSAAICVRQEIETKWKKEFTLEFSRDRKSMSSYCTPLKSSKLGTGPKLFCKGAPEGVLDRCTHARVGTTKVPLTSTLKNRILDLTRQYGTGRDTLRCLALATADNPMKPDDMDLNDSTKFYTYEVNLTFVGVVGMLDPPRKEVFDSIVRCRAAGIRVIVITGDNKATAEAICRRIGVFTEEEDTTGKSYSGREFDDLPVSEQREACARARLFSRVEPAHKSKIVEYLQSMNEISAMTGDGVNDAPALKKAEIGIAMGSGTAVAKSASEMVLADDNFSSIVAAVEEGRAIYNNMKQFIRYLISSNIGEVVSIFLTAALGLPEALIPVQLLWVNLVTDGLPATALGFNPPDLDIMDKPPRKADEGLISGWLFFRYMAIGGYVGAATVGGAAWWFMFSDHGPQLTYWQLTHHLSCIGGGDEFKGLDCKIFGDPHPMTMALSVLVTIEMLNAMNSLSENQSLVTMPPWSNMWLIGSMCLSFALHFVILYVDVLSTVFQVTPLNADEWLTVMKFSLPVVLLDEILKFVARRISDGEVIKSWN, encoded by the exons gTCCTGGCCCTTTTTGAAGAGCATGAAGGTGTTGAAGCCTTTGTGGAACCCCTGGTCATTTTGCTCATTCTGATCGCCAACGCTTGCGTCGGTGTGTGGCAG GAACGTAATGCCGAATCCGCCATCGAAGCCCTGAAGGAGTACGAGCCCGAGATGGGCAAGGTCGTCCGCGGCGACAAGTCCGGCGTCCAGAAGGTGCGCGCCAAGGAGATCGTGCCCGGTGACGTCGTTGAGGTGTCCGTCGGTGACAAGATCCCCGCCGATATCCGTCTGATCAAGATCTACTCCACCACCATCCGTATCGATCAGTCCATCCTGACTGGTGAGTCCGTGTCCGTGATCAAGCACACCGACGCCATCCCGGATCCCCGCGCCGTCAACCAGGACAAGAAGAACATCCTGTTCTCCGGTACCAACGTTGCCGCCGGTAAGGCCCGTGGTGTTGTCATCGGAACCGGTCTGAACACCGCCATCGGTAAGATCCGTACCGAGATGTCGGAAACCGAGGAAATCAAGACCCCACTGCAGCAGAAGCTCGATGAGTTCGGTGAGCAGCTGTCCAAGGTTATCTCCCTGATCTGTATTGCCGTCTGGGCCATCAACATTGGTCACTTCAACGATCCAGCTCACGGTGGCTCGTGGATCAAGGGTGCCGTCTACTATTTCAAGATCGCCGTCGCTCTGGCTGTCGCTGCCATCCCTGAAGGTCTCCCCGCTGTCATCACCACTTGTTTGGCTTTGGGTACCCGCCGTATGGCCAAGAAGAACGCCATTGTCCGCTCCCTGCCATCCGTCGAAACCCTGGGTTGTACCTCGGTTATCTGCTCTGATAAGACTGGTACGCTGACCACCAACCAGATGTCCGTCTCGCGTATGTTCGTCTTCGAGAAGGTTGAAGGCAATGACAGCAGCTTCACTGAATTTGAAATCTCCGGATCGACTTACGAACCCATTGGTGATCTGACCCTGAAGGGACAGAGGGTTAAGGCCGCTGACTACGAAGTCCTGCAGGAATTGGGAACTATCTGCATCATGTGCAATGACTCCGCTATTGATTTCAACGAAGTTAAGAAGGTCTTTGAAAAGGTCGGTGAAGCCACCGAAACTGCCCTGATCGTTCTGGCTGAGAAGATCAACCCCTTCAACGTTACCAAGCAGGGTCTGGACCGTCGCTCGGCTGCTATCTGCGTCCGTCAGGAAATTGAAACCAAGTGGAAGAAGGAATTCACCCTGGAATTCTCTCGCGATCGTAAATCCATGTCCAGCTACTGTACCCCACTCAAGTCCTCCAAGCTTGGAACCGGACCAAAACTGTTCTGCAAGGGTGCCCCAGAAGGTGTCCTGGATCGTTGTACTCATGCCCGTGTCGGAACCACCAAGGTGCCACTGACCTCGACTCTGAAGAACCGCATTTTGGACCTGACCCGTCAATATGGTACCGGTCGCGATACCCTCCGTTGCTTGGCCCTGGCCACCGCTGATAACCCAATGAAGCCAGATGATATGGATCTGAACGATTCGACCAAGTTCTACACTTATGAAGTCAACCTAACCTTCGTCGGTGTTGTTGGTATGTTGGATCCCCCACGTAAGGAAGTCTTCGACTCGATTGTTCGTTGCCGTGCCGCTGGTATTCGCGTTATTGTCATCACTGGTGACAACAAGGCTACTGCTGAAGCTATCTGCCGTCGTATTGGCGTGTTCACCGAAGAGGAAGACACCACCGGCAAATCATACTCTGGACGTGAATTCGATGATCTGCCAGTCAGCGAACAGCGCGAAGCTTGCGCCCGTGCCCGTCTGTTCTCCCGTGTCGAACCCGCCCACAAGTCCAAGATCGTCGAGTACCTGCAAAGCATGAACGAAATCTCCGCTATGACTGGTGATGGTGTCAACGACGCCCCCGCCCTGAAGAAGGCCGAAATCGGTATTGCCATGGGTTCCGGTACCGCCGTCGCCAAGTCCGCCTCCGAGATGGTGTTGGCTGACGATAACTTCTCCTCCATTGTCGCCGCCGTCGAGGAAGGCCGTGCCATCTACAACAACATGAAGCAGTTCATCCGTTATCTGATTTCCTCCAACATCGGTGAGGTCGTGTCCATCTTCTTGACTGCTGCCCTTGGTCTGCCAGAGGCTCTGATCCCCGTCCAGCTGCTGTGGGTCAACTTG GTTACTGACGGTCTGCCAGCTACCGCCCTCGGCTTCAACCCACCAGATTTGGACATCATGGACAAACCACCACGCAAGGCTGATGAAGGTCTGATCTCCGGCTGGCTGTTCTTCCG TTACATGGCTATTGGTGGTTACGTCGGTGCCGCTACCGTCGGTGGTGCTGCCTGGTGGTTCATGTTCTCCGATCACGGCCCACAGCTGACCTACTGGCAGCTGACTCACCATCTGTCCTGCATCGGTGGTGGAGACGAATTCAAGGGACTGGACTGCAAGATCTTCGGTGATCCTCATCCGATGACCATGGCCCTGTCTGTTCTGGTCACCATTGAGATGTTGAACGCCATGAACAG CTTGTCTGAGAACCAGTCTCTGGTCACCATGCCCCCATGGTCGAACATGTGGCTCATTGGATCCATGTGCCTCTCGTTCGCCCTGCACTTCGTCATCCTGTATGTCGATGTCCTTTCC ACCGTGTTCCAGGTTACCCCGCTGAACGCAGACGAATGGCTCACTGTGATGAAGTTCTCGCTGCCAGTAGTGTTGCTCGATGAAATCCTCAAGTTTGTCGCCAGAAGGATCTCCGACG GCGAAGTTATTAAGTCCTGGAACTAA